The nucleotide window GTCGGCGGCCACGCCTTCGGCGGCGAGACCTATACGGGCGGCATCGCGACCGGGTGGGAGGCCGGCGTTCACGGCCAGGACAGCGCCGCCGAGTTCAACGACCTCTGTACGGGCTGTTCGCGCTGTGTCGAGGCCTGTCCGGTCGAGATCGACATTCCGTGGATCAATACCGTCGTCAGGGATCGGATCAACCGCGAGGGCAACGCCAGCCGCTTCGAGTTCGTCTACGATGAACTGGTGCCCGACGAGGAAGACACGGGGAGCATCGACCTCCAGAAACGGCTCTTTGGTAACTACGAGACGCTGGCGAAACTCGGCTCGGCGACCGCGCCACTGTCGAACTGGACTGCCGGCCTCGAGCCCGTCAGATCCCTTCTCGAGCGCACTGCCGGCATCGATCGCCGCCGCTCGCTGCCCGCGTTCGAACGCGAGACGCTCGTCGACTGGTTCGAGGCGCGCGGCCCGCGCGTGTCCGCCGCCGATGCCGAGCGCGAAGCCGTCCTCTACCCCGATACCTACACGAACTACATCGACGTCGACCGCGGGAAGGCAGCCGTCCGCGTCCTCGAGGCCATGGACGTTCACGTCCGGATTCCGTCGGTCGGCGAAAGCGGCCGTGCACCGCTCTCACAGGGGATGATCGCGACCGCCGACGAGAAGGCCAGCCGCGTCTACGCCGCGCTAGCCGAACACCTCGACGCTGGCCGAGACGTCGTCGTCATCGAACCATCCGATCTGGCGATGTTCCACCGCGAGTACGAGAAGTTCCTCCCCGAGGCCTCGTTCGAGCGCCTGCGGGAGGGCAGCTACGAAGTCATCGAGTACGTCTACGGCTGTCTCGAGAACGGGGCCGACGGCGCGCGACTGCGAACCGGCGACGAGGGGCCGGAGATTGCCTACCACTCCCACTGCCAGCAGCGGACGCTGGGCGTCGACCGCTACACGCGAGCTGTCTTCGAAGCCCTCGAGTACGACGTCGTCGAGAGCGACGTCGAGTGCTGTGGGATGGCCGGGAGTTTCGGCTACAAACAGGAGTACTACGAGCTGAGCATGGACGTCGGCGACCGACTGGCCGAGCAGTTCACCGAACCCGAGACGCAGGATCGACTGGTCGTCGCCAGCGGCACCTCGTGTGAAGACCAACTCGAGGACTTGCTCGACCGCGACGCGTCCCACCCGGTCGAGGTGCTCGATCCGCGCTCGCGGCTTCGCTGAGAGCCGTCGACGGCAGCAACAAAAACGGAGTTGATCGGCGGACGAGCGGACCGACTCGCTACTCGTCCCGTGGCTCATCGGTCGCAGCGGGTTCGATCGTTATCTCCGCCGTTCCGAACGGCTCGAGTGGCGCTTCGAACGTGGCTGTCAGTTCGGTATTCGGGAAGAACCCGATGATATGGGCGGTTTCGTCGCCGGTGTTCTCGAGCCCGTGCGGTTCCATCTTGGGGACGACGGCACACTGGCCCGCCTCGAGGGAAATCGTTTCGTCACCGACCGTCGCCTCGACCCGTCCCGAGGTCGCGACGAGGAGTTCTTCGTTGCTATCCCGGTGGCTGGGAAGGTAGTTGCCGGGCTCGAGTTCGATACAGACGAGCATCGTCTCCGTCGCGCCGGCGTCGGTTCCGTTCGGCATCCCGGGCGTCAGCGGGAAGTACGCGCGCAACCGGGCGCGGTCGTCATCTACCTGAGATACGTCCATCCCCTCGAACTGGTCGAGGTCGACGGCTCGAGTTGCTTCTGGGTGCTTTTTCGATGTGGCTGCCATGATCGTTCACCGTAGTGATTACGGGCCGTCTCACGACGACGTGAAAAGTGCCGATTCTATGGGGCGACCTGAATCACGTACTCCAACGCGCACTCGAATTATAATGGTTTTTCACGGCGCTGGGAGACACCGTCCCGGCGACAGGACGACGAGACCGGTCGCATCTCGTCGACGACCGCATCCTGTCGGCTTACTCGAACGCAGCCGCCACGAGCAGCGGGAAGACGAGCGTCGCCTCCGCTTCGATTTGGGTGTAGTTTTTCTCGGCTTCCTTGATCTTCCCCCACGAGACGGCCTCGTTCGGCGGAGCACCCGACAGCGAGCCGTCGCCTTCCATCCCCGTCGAGATGTAGACGACGTAGTCCGCGCCGCCACGGAAGAGGTTCGTCATGATCGCGTGGTGTTTCGGGACGCCGCCGCCGACGGCGATGAGGCCGGTCGTGTCGGAGAGCAGGCCGTCTTCGATCAGCGAGTCGTAGTCGTCCAGAATTTCGATGCCGACCTCCGAGTCGTACCCCTGTCGGTAGTAGTAGAGGAAGTTCCCGACTTCGGCGTCGGTCAGCGCCGGACAGTACACCGGCACGTCGTTGTCCGCGGCCTGTTTCAGGACCGAATCCTCGTCGTCGAGGGTCTCGCCGAGTTCGCGGGCGAACTCGGTCGGCGTTCGGACCTTCTCCTCCGCGAAGAAGTCGTCGAAGAAGTCATACAGGTACTCCTCGAGCCAGACGTACCGGTCGGAGGGGACGAAGATGTTCCCGAGTCGGTTGATGCCGCGTTCGCGAAGTTCGGCCTCGTCTGCATCCCACTCGCCCATCTTGAACGGCTTCTCTGTCTTGATGACATCCTCGGTCAGCGAGCCGGAGGTGGTGATCAACACGTCGACGTACCCTTTCCGAATGAGGGCCGCGACGACTTCGCGCAGTCCCGAGGAGATGATGTTCGAGGTACACGTCAGGTAGATCGTCGCGTCCTCGTCTTGCATTCGCTCGGCGATGTCGATCGCCTCTGCGAGCTGTGTCGCCTGAAAGCCGGTCGTCGCGTAGGACTCGAGTAACTCGCCGAAATCGAACTCGCCGCGGAAGTCGTAGCCACGAACGTCGTCCGTCGACAGCGCCTCGTCGCTGCCCGGGACGACGTGGTCGCGGGACTCGTCGTCGGTCATATCCCTAGCTACCCGAGCAGGGCTTTGAATTGCTCGGGATCGATCGCCCCGTGTGGGCTGGTACCGGTTGTCGAGGAAGTGACTATCGCAACCGCACCTCGAGTCGCCTATCGCGCGTCCTCGATCTCCCCGAGGGCGTCGGGGTTCTCGATGCTGCTCATGTCGCCGAGGTCCTCGCCCGTATACGTGGCCTCGATGGCGCGACGGATGATCTTGCCCGACTGCGTTTTGGGGAACTCGTCGACGAACAGCACCTCACGTGGCCGGAACGGTTTCCCCAGTTCCTCGCCGACCTGTGCGCGCAGTTCCTCGCGGAGGTCGTCAGTTTCGTCGACGCCGTCCTCGAGGACGACGTACGTGACGACGGCGGTACCGGTGGTGTCGTCGGGAGCCCCGATCGCGGCGGCCTGATTGACCGACTCGTGGTCGATGAGCGCGCCCTCGACTTCCGCGGGGCCGACCTTCCGGCCCGCCACGTTCAGCGCGTCGTCGGCGCGGCCGTGGAGGAACCAGAAGCCGTCCTCGTCCTTTTGGGCCCAGTCGCCGTGGTTCCACATGTCCTCGAACCGCGACCAGTACTCCGCTAAGTAGCGTTCGTCGCCCGACCACAGCGACTTGGTCATCGAGGGACAGGAGTCGCGCGCGACGAGGTAGCCGCGTTCGTGGTCTTCTTTGACCGACTCGCCCGACGCGTCGACGATATCGATGTCCATTCCGAGGCCGGGACCGCCCAGCGTGCAGGGTTTCAGCGGCTCGGTCGGCATCGGCATCAGGAAACAGCCACAGATCTCGGTGCCCCCAGAGATGTTGATGATGGGGGCCTCGCCGTTTCCGACGTTCTCGTAGAACCACTGCCACGATTCGGGGTCCCACGGCTCGCCCGTCGAGCCGAGCAGCCGAAGCGAGGAGAGGTCGTGGCCGGAGAGCCACTCGTCACCGTGCTTTCGCAGCGCGCGGATTGCGGTGGGCGAGATACCGAACTGCGTGAGCTTGTGGCGGTCGATCATCTCCCAGAAGCGATCCGGCTGCGGATGATCGGGTGCCCCCTCGTACATGAAGACCGTGCCGCCGAAGCTGTGGGTGCCGATGAGCGTCCACGGCCCCATCATCCAGCCGATGTCGGAGACCCAGAAGAACCGATCCGACGGCTTGAGATCGAAGCCGAAGTGGAGTTCCTTGGCACTCTGCATCTGCACGCCCGCGTGCGTGTGGACGATCCCTTTCGGTTTGCCCGTGGTGCCCGACGAGTACAGCAGCATCGACTCCTGACTCGAGTCGAGCGACTTCGTTCCGTAGTCGTCGTCTTGGGATTCGACGGCGTCGGTCCACCACTCGTCGCGGTCGGCGTCCCACGGAACGTCGTACTCCGAGCCGGCGTCGCTCGAGCCGAGTCGGTCGAAGACGATCGTCTCCTCGACGTGGCCTGCCTCATCGATCGCCTCGTCGGCAGCGCCTTTCAGGTACACCGGACTGCCGCGACGATAGAAGCCGTCGCCGGTAAACAGCACCGAACACTCCGAATCCGCGATCCGGGTCGCGGCTGCGTCGACGCCGAAGCCCGAGAAGATGGGGACGGCGATCGCGCCGACTTTGAAACAGCCGTAGAGGATCGAGACGACCTCGGGCACCATCGGCATGTAGAGGCCGACCGTATCGCCCGTCTCGATGCCGCGGTCCTCGAGGGCGTTTGCGACCTGATTCGACTGGCGATTGAGTTCGTGGTAGGTTATCTCGCGAACCTCGCCGTCTTCACCCTCCCAGATCGTCGCCACTTTGTTTCGCCGCTCGTTCTCGATGGCGGCGTGGCGATCCACGACGTTGTGGGCGACGTTGAGTTCCCCGCCGGGATACCAGTCGGTGAACTGCGGCCCCTCGCTGTCGTCTCGCACCGTGTCGTAGTCCTCGTAGAACTCGATGCCGAGATAGTCGACGAGTTCGTCCCAGAACCAGTCGACGCTCGACGCCTCGACGCCCTCGAGGTCGGTCGTTGTGCGCTCGATCAGGTCCTCGTAGTCGTCGATCCCGTACGTCTCCATGAACGCAGCGACGTTGGTCGATTCGACGAACGCCTCGCTCGGTTCGTGAACGATCTCGTCGACGTCCTCGAGACTCGGCTCGGTTGTGTTCTCGGACATTGTCACTCGTAGGTTACACTCATGCCACCATCAAACAACAGGTCGCCGCCGTCGAGGTGTCGGCCGAGATCCGAGAAGCCAAACAGGAAGAGGTTGGCGACGTCGACCGGCTCCATCATCTCTTTGACGCGGG belongs to Natronorubrum aibiense and includes:
- a CDS encoding AMP-binding protein translates to MSENTTEPSLEDVDEIVHEPSEAFVESTNVAAFMETYGIDDYEDLIERTTTDLEGVEASSVDWFWDELVDYLGIEFYEDYDTVRDDSEGPQFTDWYPGGELNVAHNVVDRHAAIENERRNKVATIWEGEDGEVREITYHELNRQSNQVANALEDRGIETGDTVGLYMPMVPEVVSILYGCFKVGAIAVPIFSGFGVDAAATRIADSECSVLFTGDGFYRRGSPVYLKGAADEAIDEAGHVEETIVFDRLGSSDAGSEYDVPWDADRDEWWTDAVESQDDDYGTKSLDSSQESMLLYSSGTTGKPKGIVHTHAGVQMQSAKELHFGFDLKPSDRFFWVSDIGWMMGPWTLIGTHSFGGTVFMYEGAPDHPQPDRFWEMIDRHKLTQFGISPTAIRALRKHGDEWLSGHDLSSLRLLGSTGEPWDPESWQWFYENVGNGEAPIINISGGTEICGCFLMPMPTEPLKPCTLGGPGLGMDIDIVDASGESVKEDHERGYLVARDSCPSMTKSLWSGDERYLAEYWSRFEDMWNHGDWAQKDEDGFWFLHGRADDALNVAGRKVGPAEVEGALIDHESVNQAAAIGAPDDTTGTAVVTYVVLEDGVDETDDLREELRAQVGEELGKPFRPREVLFVDEFPKTQSGKIIRRAIEATYTGEDLGDMSSIENPDALGEIEDAR
- a CDS encoding deoxyhypusine synthase, yielding MTDDESRDHVVPGSDEALSTDDVRGYDFRGEFDFGELLESYATTGFQATQLAEAIDIAERMQDEDATIYLTCTSNIISSGLREVVAALIRKGYVDVLITTSGSLTEDVIKTEKPFKMGEWDADEAELRERGINRLGNIFVPSDRYVWLEEYLYDFFDDFFAEEKVRTPTEFARELGETLDDEDSVLKQAADNDVPVYCPALTDAEVGNFLYYYRQGYDSEVGIEILDDYDSLIEDGLLSDTTGLIAVGGGVPKHHAIMTNLFRGGADYVVYISTGMEGDGSLSGAPPNEAVSWGKIKEAEKNYTQIEAEATLVFPLLVAAAFE
- a CDS encoding cupin domain-containing protein; the protein is MAATSKKHPEATRAVDLDQFEGMDVSQVDDDRARLRAYFPLTPGMPNGTDAGATETMLVCIELEPGNYLPSHRDSNEELLVATSGRVEATVGDETISLEAGQCAVVPKMEPHGLENTGDETAHIIGFFPNTELTATFEAPLEPFGTAEITIEPAATDEPRDE
- a CDS encoding LUD domain-containing protein codes for the protein MSGKTREGKAAHIRHLLETEGDAVEANTLGFNDGRYESVADLEDYEELKHEARTIKEDAIERLPALIDQLTETVEANGGTVYIADDAADANRYIRDVASEKEAERLVKSKSMTSEELEVNEALEADGVDVVETDLGEWVLQVADEAPSHIVAPAIHKSREEIARLFNEQFDPDEPLETAEELTMFARDRLGDLIDDADIGMTGANFITADSGSLMLVTSEGNARKSAVVPDTHVAVAGVEKIVPSVEDLAPFIELIGRSGTGQDITSYISLLTPPVDSPVVDPDDPDVAFADRDDDRDFHLVLIDNGRMSMREDDQLKETLYCIRCSACANTCGNFQSVGGHAFGGETYTGGIATGWEAGVHGQDSAAEFNDLCTGCSRCVEACPVEIDIPWINTVVRDRINREGNASRFEFVYDELVPDEEDTGSIDLQKRLFGNYETLAKLGSATAPLSNWTAGLEPVRSLLERTAGIDRRRSLPAFERETLVDWFEARGPRVSAADAEREAVLYPDTYTNYIDVDRGKAAVRVLEAMDVHVRIPSVGESGRAPLSQGMIATADEKASRVYAALAEHLDAGRDVVVIEPSDLAMFHREYEKFLPEASFERLREGSYEVIEYVYGCLENGADGARLRTGDEGPEIAYHSHCQQRTLGVDRYTRAVFEALEYDVVESDVECCGMAGSFGYKQEYYELSMDVGDRLAEQFTEPETQDRLVVASGTSCEDQLEDLLDRDASHPVEVLDPRSRLR